Sequence from the Crassostrea angulata isolate pt1a10 chromosome 9, ASM2561291v2, whole genome shotgun sequence genome:
TTTTTTAAAGTATGCTGATTTTGATGCTGTTCTAATATTCTAGTGCAAAGTTCGACAACAATTATGACTTCAACATACTCAAGTCCATCAGTTTCTGAGATTGCAACAACTGCATCGCCCGACTCATGTGTTGATCATCCAAACTGCGATATTCTCATGGAAGAGTTCGATGCTTGCAATGACACTGAAGTCGCCATGACAGTTTGCCGGAAGTCGTGTCATATGTGTGACGTCACAACCACGGCTCCTCTATGCATTGATATTCACCAAGACTGTCAGCTATTGTCAGATCACTTGAACGTTTGTAGGGACGAAGCGTTTGCAAGGACGAGGTGTCCCAAGACTTGTGGTGTATGCGGTAACATGATttttacagacagacattttattttgtatttctttcaacCGTCAAATACCCGTCATCTTGAAGCATCTTTTTGATCACTGAACTATCATACGTTACCTCTACTTAACATCATCCAtgtggtttatttttgataatatgaCGCGTCACTGTTAAAATAACGTTAGAATATAATATATAGATCTAAAAGTCTATGCAAAGTATATTTTGGTGTTATGGAACACCTCCATGTTGTGCGGAATAAAAACAGGcgtaatataataaaaaaacatatagtttctttccaaaaattgcCACCTAACAACGTAgagcagtgggttagagggttcaATGCAATCTGTTAGTCATGAGATCGAATCCAGCATgggatttttcaatttttacctttctaaaaattttaaaacgtatttttgggatttttttggttactagtaaacattataaaatttgaaattttctaaGCCGGTGAAAGTATTTAGCTATAAAGaactttaatctacattaaAAGTTGACGGATGTCCAATACCACATTAAAGAGAATCaatcatgtttttatttgatggaTTTTTGTCTCTGACAGTTAGTTAAGAACAACCATCTTCGTATAAAATCATTTACCATCAAAACATTCTAGATCAAAGATTATATATTTCGAGTAagcatgattttttaaaaaaatttttaaccTGCATTCACGGAAGATACAGTATGTTTTCGAATATaatgtggtttcatcaatattcgttgaataccaattttcgtggaatttgtTATTAAGTTGATCTACGaaattaagtgttcattgaagtgcaatttctattaccATTATTATTACGGCTGgtaaatactgtggtttcatcaatattcgctgaataccaattttcttggatttcgttgttaagtttatccatgaaatgAAATGTAGAATGAAGTGCAGGTTCTATTAACAtcttgtattgatagggtcattggccacgaatttacgtatccttgaaactgtgattttaactttatccacgaaaattgatacccttgaatattaatgaaaccacagtatactaTGAACAATGAAAAGCCTGGCGGTTATAAAATCGACCCCTTTTATGCAGCTTCAAATACGGCTTATCCTTTACCAGATATCAGAATGAATCATAAGGAAGACtcataaacaaaatgaattaaatatctGTAATAAACTTTTCTTTTTAGGCACAACACATACACAGTCCATCAGCAACATAGATCTTACTTCTACACAGCCTATAGAGTTAACATCTAGTATTTTCAACCAAACAGAAACGAATGAACAAACATCGACaggtactctctctctctctctctctctctctctctctctctctctctctctctctctctctctctctctctctctctcccactATTTTACGATTGATTTATCTAAAGAATATGAATAAAGTTGCTTTTTCGAAACATTTCTCTGTAATTCTCGACATACTTTTAACTGTAtcttaatttaaacattttcaagcATTCTCTTAAAAATGCGTtcatacaaacaaaattaataacttttttgACTAAATATATCATTACTAACCAAGcaattacaaatataaaaaccaTCATACCAGTGATGCCATCAGTTACAAATTCAATCACCTTTCCAATGACGTCATCTGCATCAATCAAAACGACTACTGATACAGTGACGTCATCAGCTTCAATAATATCTACCACTGCAACCATCCCTGCAACAACCACAGTCACAAGCataggtacattttttaacttttataattCACTGTGTTGGTTTCTTTTGCAATATGttgcaaattttaaatgttttaattttcatcCAGCATTTGCATTTAATATTCACTTGCCAAATAGGGAATtgagttattttgtttttcgaAAAATGCCctgaaaagaattatttttatttcttgtattACACAATAACAATATCAAATCTATTGTTTGTACATTGTGTTGGGATTTAATTCTTCCACCAGTATGTCGATATTGATCCCTCAGTCTCATTTGGAAAAGAAATAAGGTGGTCTcccaaaaatattattcaatactTCATTTGCATGCAGTCCGATGAACATATGGCAATCGGGTCATTTCTTGGGTTTATTATTCGATGCCTCGTATGTCGGGCATTTgacaactttttttcaaattttactaaATCAATGTGGGAgattattttttggttaaagaggcatggtcaggcatttttaataggcaaccaaaatttgagtgccatttgatgagttataaacGAGTTACAGAGCCTGCAATTTTtccctttgtaaacaaagcgtttgtttacattttgaatgttgaagtgaaaattcaagttttaggcctaaaatgaatgtactaatcgttaggaactgtttatttatgcttaaaatgaataataagatagacaaaccagcttgaaaaagattttttacctgtatattcgacctatgtaaacaaaaacagggcacgagccttgtttacatgacgaagaattgtgagccctgtatattgcttaaaactcaacgactggcaccaaAACTTCATTTGATCGTTAGAattgcattcctaaagcattgcaaataataaaaacagaaaaataaaatttgaccaaaatcgtgaccatgcccctttaagtattttatccagcatttgtgttgttttaaaaGCTGCTCTATATTGTTGTAGAAATGAAAAGTAGTCAACCAAATTTTAAACTATCTGTTATTTACCAAgtattaatgaataaattagTGAGTATGTATATCCCTTGTAATTCAACATCTGCCATTGAAAATTTGGCCACCAATACGACATTATAGGTAAATAATGttgaacaataaaattaaaaaacaaatggaaACGTTGGGCTCTTTTCTGGATCCTGCCCTCATAGGAAATTGGGTGGTCATCAACGTAAATTCACGAAGATTaagataataaaaatgttttagcaattattttattaaaaaaatataatttaatgttaaacatttattCATCATTATGTTACAAATGCACTAATCCATCAAGCCCTCTTAATAACTATTTTTCTGTCGATTTCGTAGCTACTCCTTGCACCGACACCCTTTCTGTTGAATCTTGTCGTGATGCGCTGAATAAAGATCCAGCGAGTTGTTCCGATGTATTTATACGCAAGATGTGTGCTTTCTCCTGTCAATTATGTAGTAGGTGTTTTAGTGTCTTGTTTTCATAAAGAGTTTTCTGTGTTTTCTGTGTTTAGCTCACCTGATCTGAAGCTAAAGTGAGCTCctctgatcaccttttgtccaTCCACCTTTGTGTCTAGtacctgtctgtctgtctgtaaacagTTTCAACTTCTTCCTAAGAATCACTTGGTCTATTTAATCAAACTTATCAAAACGTCTTAGTACTGTACACAGGGTTAATTTCGCCCATGTAATTTTCGCCATTCTGCACTTTCAAACACTTCcaccccgtcttgaattcgccctgGCACATTAGATAGAATAATACTAGATACTGAAGTTTGCCCATTCTTAAATTCGCCCATTGACAACGATAGCAAAATGGATAAAATTAAAACGGGGATGAATATTTCCCTCCATACAGTATGTTTAGGCAAAGTGGAATCAAAGTtgtttaaataatgtgaaataattattaatcaatacatgtatttacattttcaactgtctttgcctgtgatagcattacgaatcaattttgaaccctaaaacccaataacttcataatACATGCTCAaatcattgggggggggggggagtgcaCGTAAGCAAAAATAGAGAAACCTTCTCAATAACCAATCGATGGAACTAGAtaaaacttgtgttgaagcattttcatatgttgtaaatttaaGTGTGCTCAAAACATGATTCAAGGGGAGAGGCtggggtatattttttttttatagaaaaaagatggagaaatatatttttataaattcttaTCTTCTTTAGAACTGCAATGTCACGATATATGATAACTATTCGAGAATCCTATTAATGTGTTAATACTATATTTTTACAACTCTGACATACATTTAACGCAAGACTTTGTCTTACTCAGATTGAGAATCTTTGTTTCTGTATATTGTTAAACCGTAGGTTGAtacagtttttttaaatatttgtatacaatTGAAATTTCCGTTACGAGGCGTTGTCATTCAGTTTACTTTTTGtgaaaattgaattaaagatattacaatttttattcctAACAAtttttgatctaaaaaaaaccccacatataaacatttcattaaataaataaatgcgcaaaattaaatttaacaagccttgcatgtaaatgtattgcacatacatttgtacatatatcaacacataaaagaaaaacaatatgaatctcatgttttattgataatgcagtcttttttttttttagatttcctTCACTAAATACAACATATGATATATCATTCTTTTCTATTTTATCAGGTACCCAGGCGCAAGAATCCACATCCTACTCCACATCCTACTCCACATCCTACTCCACGCCAATAAGAACGTCACACACTAATCCTACAAAACCCTCCACTACAACGacacaaacaacaacaacaccgacaacaacaacgacaacaacacCAACTACCGCCCTGAGTGAGTATTAAAGGAATGATTTCACTAGGCGAacaatttatacaaatataaactTCGTTTGGCAATACGCTTTATTAAGCACAAATTAAAATAGGTCATCAAATAGCGTAAACTCACATTTTAAGTGagcataaataatttttattgctcaatttttgaattaatttcttaTTGTTTTAGAATATGTAGTATATATGGCTCTAAttcttaaattatataaaacagaGTTCTCACTTGTTGTATCATTATCTGCCTCAATATTGTTAACCATATTAATAAATCAATTGTTATAATATTCATGAATATATGGAACGTCATTTTTATTCTGTGTCTTTGGCACGGGAGAGTTGGAAAAATGAGAGAAAAACCTTCTTATAATTTCAATGCGGTTTGGATaatttcgagaaaa
This genomic interval carries:
- the LOC128162673 gene encoding location of vulva defective 1-like isoform X1, with translation MYVLQIIFLINILETGLCLECYRCYYASDPSLCRHHVTCKDGESCGQLKFDDYLGSHYDLDCIETSKCHVNQQTDQPVFIIGKKRREITDTQCCDTDKCYVDSIGPVQSSTTIMTSTYSSPSVSEIATTASPDSCVDHPNCDILMEEFDACNDTEVAMTVCRKSCHMCDVTTTAPLCIDIHQDCQLLSDHLNVCRDEAFARTRCPKTCGVCGTTHTQSISNIDLTSTQPIELTSSIFNQTETNEQTSTVMPSVTNSITFPMTSSASIKTTTDTVTSSASIISTTATIPATTTVTSIATPCTDTLSVESCRDALNKDPASCSDVFIRKMCAFSCQLCSTQAQESTSYSTSYSTSYSTPIRTSHTNPTKPSTTTTQTTTTPTTTTTTTPTTALSPTTPPKTQPPNNQMGVVVVGK
- the LOC128162673 gene encoding location of vulva defective 1-like isoform X2, whose amino-acid sequence is MYVLQIIFLINILETGLCLECYRCYYASDPSLCRHHVTCKDGESCGQLKFDDYLGSHYDLDCIETSKCHVNQQTDQPVFIIGKKRREITDTQCCDTDKCYVDSIGPVQSSTTIMTSTYSSPSVSEIATTASPDSCVDHPNCDILMEEFDACNDTEVAMTVCRKSCHMCDVTTTAPLCIDIHQDCQLLSDHLNVCRDEAFARTRCPKTCGVCGTTHTQSISNIDLTSTQPIELTSSIFNQTETNEQTSTVTNSITFPMTSSASIKTTTDTVTSSASIISTTATIPATTTVTSIATPCTDTLSVESCRDALNKDPASCSDVFIRKMCAFSCQLCSTQAQESTSYSTSYSTSYSTPIRTSHTNPTKPSTTTTQTTTTPTTTTTTTPTTALSPTTPPKTQPPNNQMGVVVVGK
- the LOC128162673 gene encoding integumentary mucin C.1-like isoform X3, whose amino-acid sequence is MYVLQIIFLINILETGLCLECYRCYYASDPSLCRHHVTCKDGESCGQLKFDDYLGSHYDLDCIETSKCHVNQQTDQPVFIIGKKRREITDTQCCDTDKCYVDSIGPVQSSTTIMTSTYSSPSVSEIATTASPDSCVDHPNCDILMEEFDACNDTEVAMTVCRKSCHMCDVTTTAPLCIDIHQDCQLLSDHLNVCRDEAFARTRCPKTCGVCGTTHTQSISNIDLTSTQPIELTSSIFNQTETNEQTSTVMPSVTNSITFPMTSSASIKTTTDTVTSSASIISTTATIPATTTVTSIGTQAQESTSYSTSYSTSYSTPIRTSHTNPTKPSTTTTQTTTTPTTTTTTTPTTALSPTTPPKTQPPNNQMGVVVVGK